One part of the Sphingobacterium sp. LZ7M1 genome encodes these proteins:
- a CDS encoding class I mannose-6-phosphate isomerase, with amino-acid sequence MLEDLSTMESPSIIRGTRQAVMPSVISKEFRDGYSIYPSFSIAEGMISSGYSSLADWMISKKTVCVDGYVAVDWAGIKAALEKEFARRSVRVNWIETKDFFKPEAEIDIMVAPYMGDEDSVWGKVCDLNLAEFFDMEGLKNLEANQGFELNIVWGIGASFVSTFNSIAYFDIPKNELLFRVRGNSAFNIGSTTRFNMKKTYKRLYFVDWIVLNAHKKAILSKIDLLSDSQWLDTINWIQGEDLRNSLSEMSRTVFRPRPWFDPGVWGGQWMKAHFQELAQDEVNYAWSFEIIAPENGLVLESSGHLLEVSFDTLMFQESKNILGSGHPQFGDYFPIRFDFLDTFDGGNLSVQCHPALDYIQENFGEQFTQDETYYIMDCKEDAKVYLGFQEDIEPNRFKKALEDSVVEEKELEVAEFVQEFNSEKHKLYLIPNQTVHSAGRNNLVLEISATPYIYTFKMYDWLQRDKEGKPRPINIEHGFRNLDFSRKGELVEREHISKSYILEEREGAKIIQYPTHPEHYYAIQRLDVKDQIEVQTADKVHVLMLVEGSKIELEDIAGNQQTFHYAETFIVPAAAEQYKIKNLGEGEAKVILSYLK; translated from the coding sequence AATTTCAAAGGAATTTAGGGATGGATATAGCATTTATCCCTCCTTTTCCATTGCCGAAGGAATGATTTCATCGGGATATTCCTCTTTAGCAGACTGGATGATTTCCAAGAAAACGGTTTGTGTGGATGGTTATGTTGCGGTAGATTGGGCTGGGATCAAGGCTGCCTTGGAAAAAGAATTTGCCAGGAGATCCGTACGTGTGAATTGGATTGAAACAAAGGATTTCTTTAAGCCTGAGGCGGAGATCGATATAATGGTAGCACCTTATATGGGTGATGAAGACTCGGTATGGGGAAAGGTTTGTGACCTTAACCTAGCTGAATTCTTTGACATGGAGGGATTAAAGAATCTGGAGGCCAATCAAGGCTTTGAACTCAATATAGTCTGGGGGATTGGAGCCAGTTTTGTTAGCACTTTTAATTCCATAGCCTATTTTGATATTCCAAAAAATGAACTGCTTTTCCGGGTAAGGGGAAATTCTGCCTTTAATATTGGATCCACGACAAGGTTCAATATGAAGAAAACCTACAAGCGTTTGTATTTTGTGGATTGGATCGTGTTGAATGCCCATAAAAAGGCGATCCTTTCAAAGATCGATCTTCTTTCAGACAGCCAATGGTTGGATACCATAAATTGGATCCAAGGCGAAGATTTAAGAAATTCCTTATCTGAAATGAGCAGAACGGTCTTCAGGCCTAGACCCTGGTTTGACCCTGGGGTATGGGGCGGACAATGGATGAAAGCTCATTTTCAGGAATTGGCCCAAGATGAGGTGAATTACGCTTGGTCATTTGAAATTATTGCACCTGAAAATGGATTGGTTCTAGAAAGTTCGGGGCATTTGTTGGAGGTCAGTTTTGATACGCTGATGTTTCAGGAGTCTAAAAATATTTTAGGCTCAGGTCATCCGCAGTTTGGTGATTATTTCCCGATCCGTTTTGATTTTCTGGATACTTTTGATGGTGGAAACCTTTCAGTTCAATGCCATCCAGCATTGGATTATATACAGGAAAATTTTGGCGAACAGTTTACACAGGATGAAACCTATTACATCATGGATTGCAAGGAAGATGCGAAGGTGTATTTGGGATTTCAAGAAGACATTGAACCAAACAGATTTAAAAAGGCTTTAGAAGATAGTGTAGTAGAAGAGAAGGAGCTGGAGGTTGCCGAATTTGTCCAGGAATTTAATTCCGAAAAACATAAGCTATATCTAATTCCAAATCAGACGGTACACAGTGCTGGAAGGAATAATTTGGTTTTAGAGATTTCAGCAACACCCTATATCTATACTTTTAAGATGTACGATTGGCTTCAGCGGGACAAGGAGGGGAAGCCTAGACCCATCAATATTGAACATGGGTTCAGGAACCTGGATTTTTCAAGAAAAGGAGAGCTGGTTGAACGGGAACATATCTCCAAATCCTATATATTAGAGGAACGTGAGGGGGCAAAAATCATCCAATATCCAACCCATCCTGAACATTATTATGCAATACAAAGATTAGATGTCAAGGATCAAATCGAAGTGCAGACAGCGGATAAAGTGCATGTCCTGATGCTTGTCGAAGGCAGTAAGATTGAACTGGAGGACATAGCAGGAAATCAGCAAACATTCCATTATGCCGAAACTTTCATTGTACCGGCTGCAGCAGAACAGTATAAAATTAAGAATCTAGGAGAGGGAGAAGCTAAGGTCATTCTTTCTTACTTGAAATGA
- a CDS encoding GH92 family glycosyl hydrolase — MQHFRKVFFSAALFLASASSIFGQENTIWELGKVDHSSQEFALSPQGFKDFLAHDFGYEDNYFVVGQQVLNQDFPYVLPGPANGWGGTGGTSGIRTHFLNLYYQLTSIDPNDKYVLELDFVNSEGKAKPTLQVGINGHLFNYDLKNGTGESNPVAGQLGTEKIRIDINPGILKKGFNQINLTSLKGGWIEFDSFRLLGPSGTKLVAEYSTVVKGLETADFELQNDKERIQNLLLEILRLKDNQTVKVLVDGRTAYLKSMDQGLSRIEIPLQAVKKSKTSTVEVYVNEQLLSKEQVIRSPKPLGSLANYVNTMIGASHSRWMIAPGPWMPFSMVKLSPDNQNVGWQAGYEPSIESIAMFSHIHEWTMAGLGTFPTSGPLQIQVGDQYDPDSGYRSRIDKTTEKAPLGSYHVKLTDYDIDVDLTQTTRASFQRYTFHQSETGRVMIDLKVNGEYPYTIKDYQLKKVSDYKIIGYSDQLSENVWSTDAKQDYKVHFVMEFDQAIVDFGTWESDRIQKGQSSSGKDVKEAGMYVEFDVQKEKTVQLRTGISYVSIDNAQENLDREISGPFGWSFEKVRDNQLKTWNALLERLKVKSDDYFEKEKFYSNMYRSLSRNTFSDINGEWRDSQEKVRQFSNSQDLALGCDAFWNTFWNLNQFWNLVTPEWSNKWVKSQLAMYDADGWLAKGPAGMEYIPVMVAEHEIPLIVSAYQMGIRDYDVDKAFEAVKKMQTTMPSKFAGGFAGNRDLEVYLKYRYVPSDLGRFSNTLEYSFDDWTVGQFAKSLGNEKDYDYFNDRGNWWKNAIDVESGYARMKDSKGEWLKDFDPFKSGANHHYVEGNAWQLTFFVPQDIPGLANWIGADVFSERLEWGFEESVKWRYNGPNDQYWDYPVVQGNQQSMHFAYLFNYLNKPWLTQKWSRSIAERYYGRGISNAYLGDEDQGQMSAWYIMTAIGLFQMYGGTRSQPVYEIGSPMFEEIQIDLGEQFDRGGKFVIKAKNNSKANVYIQNATLNGKKLNSFYFSAVELLQGGELILEMGAEPNKNWGVSR, encoded by the coding sequence ATGCAGCATTTTCGAAAGGTATTTTTTTCTGCGGCTTTATTTCTGGCAAGCGCTTCGAGCATTTTTGGACAAGAGAATACGATTTGGGAATTAGGAAAAGTAGATCATTCGAGCCAAGAATTTGCCTTAAGTCCGCAAGGATTTAAAGATTTTTTGGCGCATGATTTTGGTTATGAAGATAATTATTTTGTGGTTGGTCAGCAGGTGCTCAACCAAGATTTTCCTTATGTTTTACCGGGTCCTGCGAACGGGTGGGGCGGCACAGGGGGGACTTCTGGTATCCGGACCCATTTTCTGAACCTGTACTATCAATTGACTTCCATAGACCCAAATGATAAATATGTACTGGAATTGGATTTCGTGAATTCTGAAGGTAAGGCCAAACCCACTTTGCAGGTGGGTATTAATGGACATCTTTTCAATTACGATCTAAAGAATGGTACTGGCGAAAGTAATCCTGTAGCAGGACAACTTGGCACTGAAAAAATCAGGATTGATATCAATCCAGGCATCCTGAAAAAAGGTTTCAATCAAATTAACCTAACCAGTTTAAAAGGAGGCTGGATTGAGTTTGATTCCTTTAGGTTATTGGGACCATCGGGTACAAAGCTCGTTGCTGAATACAGTACAGTTGTAAAGGGGCTTGAAACGGCTGATTTTGAACTGCAAAATGATAAAGAAAGGATCCAGAATTTACTGCTGGAAATCTTGCGATTAAAAGACAACCAAACCGTAAAGGTATTGGTCGATGGCAGGACAGCATATCTAAAGTCCATGGATCAAGGCTTGTCCAGGATCGAGATCCCGTTGCAGGCCGTGAAAAAAAGTAAGACCAGTACTGTTGAGGTATATGTTAATGAACAATTGCTCAGCAAAGAGCAGGTGATTCGGAGTCCGAAACCCTTAGGTTCATTAGCAAATTATGTCAATACCATGATTGGCGCATCCCATTCCCGTTGGATGATTGCTCCAGGGCCATGGATGCCCTTCAGTATGGTAAAATTAAGTCCTGACAACCAGAATGTTGGATGGCAGGCCGGGTACGAACCATCCATTGAATCAATTGCTATGTTCAGCCATATCCATGAATGGACAATGGCCGGGCTAGGTACCTTTCCCACCTCGGGGCCATTGCAGATCCAGGTTGGCGATCAATATGATCCCGATTCAGGCTATCGCTCCAGGATCGATAAGACCACTGAAAAAGCACCATTAGGTTCTTATCATGTGAAATTGACCGATTATGATATTGACGTCGATCTTACCCAAACCACCAGAGCCAGTTTCCAACGTTACACCTTCCATCAGTCTGAGACAGGTCGGGTTATGATTGATCTAAAAGTCAATGGCGAATACCCTTATACCATCAAGGACTATCAATTAAAAAAGGTCTCAGACTATAAGATCATCGGTTATTCGGATCAATTATCGGAAAATGTTTGGTCCACAGATGCAAAACAGGACTATAAGGTCCATTTTGTAATGGAGTTTGATCAAGCCATTGTTGATTTTGGAACTTGGGAGTCAGATCGCATCCAGAAGGGGCAGAGTTCATCGGGGAAAGATGTGAAAGAGGCGGGAATGTACGTAGAGTTTGATGTCCAAAAAGAAAAGACTGTACAATTACGGACAGGCATATCTTATGTCAGTATTGATAATGCGCAAGAAAATTTAGATAGAGAGATTTCAGGACCATTTGGTTGGTCATTTGAAAAGGTTAGGGACAATCAATTAAAGACTTGGAACGCATTATTGGAAAGGCTGAAAGTGAAAAGTGATGATTACTTTGAAAAGGAGAAATTCTATAGCAATATGTATAGGTCCTTAAGCCGGAACACCTTTAGCGATATTAATGGCGAATGGCGTGATTCGCAGGAAAAGGTCCGTCAATTCAGCAATTCTCAGGATTTAGCCTTGGGTTGTGATGCTTTTTGGAATACCTTCTGGAATTTGAACCAGTTTTGGAACCTAGTTACTCCGGAATGGAGCAATAAATGGGTGAAATCACAGCTCGCGATGTATGACGCTGATGGTTGGTTGGCCAAGGGACCCGCTGGAATGGAATATATTCCTGTCATGGTTGCCGAGCATGAGATTCCGTTGATCGTATCGGCTTATCAAATGGGTATTCGGGATTATGATGTAGATAAAGCATTTGAAGCCGTTAAAAAAATGCAGACTACGATGCCTTCGAAATTTGCAGGTGGATTTGCAGGGAATAGAGACCTCGAGGTCTATTTAAAATATAGATATGTTCCATCTGATTTGGGAAGGTTCTCCAATACCTTGGAATATAGTTTTGATGATTGGACGGTGGGTCAGTTTGCCAAATCCTTAGGGAATGAAAAGGACTACGACTATTTCAATGATCGCGGCAATTGGTGGAAAAATGCCATTGACGTGGAAAGTGGTTATGCCAGGATGAAGGATTCAAAAGGGGAATGGTTAAAAGATTTTGATCCATTCAAATCTGGTGCAAACCATCATTATGTTGAAGGGAATGCTTGGCAATTGACGTTTTTCGTTCCTCAGGATATTCCTGGATTGGCCAATTGGATCGGTGCCGATGTATTTTCAGAGCGACTGGAATGGGGATTTGAAGAGAGTGTAAAATGGAGATATAACGGGCCCAACGATCAGTATTGGGATTACCCGGTAGTTCAGGGTAATCAGCAGTCGATGCATTTTGCCTATTTATTCAATTATTTGAATAAACCTTGGTTGACACAGAAGTGGAGCCGTTCCATTGCAGAAAGGTATTATGGTAGAGGGATATCAAATGCCTATTTGGGAGATGAAGATCAAGGGCAGATGAGTGCCTGGTATATTATGACGGCCATTGGTCTCTTTCAGATGTATGGAGGTACAAGGAGCCAACCGGTCTATGAGATTGGAAGTCCTATGTTTGAAGAGATTCAGATTGACCTTGGAGAACAGTTTGACAGGGGGGGGAAGTTTGTCATCAAGGCCAAGAACAATAGTAAAGCGAATGTTTACATTCAAAATGCTACCCTGAATGGTAAGAAATTGAACAGTTTTTATTTCAGTGCCGTTGAGTTGTTGCAGGGCGGTGAGTTGATTTTAGAAATGGGTGCCGAACCAAATAAAAATTGGGGTGTATCGAGATAG